The Triticum dicoccoides isolate Atlit2015 ecotype Zavitan chromosome 6A, WEW_v2.0, whole genome shotgun sequence genome has a window encoding:
- the LOC119315646 gene encoding uncharacterized protein LOC119315646 encodes MAFSSFPWPFRRRAGGSGSGGTGPSNPSAAEGKEKDAEELGVMLQLLDFLQTLSPDAFKAVLCFVVGGSAESAAELSDWQQWHAVLVLARAKELAKVRYDLCPRHMKDKQFWTYILS; translated from the exons ATGGCCTTCTCCTCGTTCCCATGGCCGTTCCGCCGCCGagccggcggcagcggcagcggcggaacCGGCCCAAGCAACCCCTCCGCCGCGGAGGGGAAGGAGAAGGACGCGGAGGAGCTCGGCGTCATGCTGCAGCTCCTTGACTTCCTCCAAACACTCTCCCCCGACGCCTTCAA GGCGGTGCTATGCTTTGTCGTAGGAGGATCCGCGGAGTCGGCGGCCGAGCTCTCGGACTGGCAGCAGTGGCACGCCGTCCTCGTGCTCGCCAGAGCCAAG GAACTCGCTAAGGTCCGCTATGATCTGTGCCCACGCCACATGAAGGACAAGCAGTTCTGGACATACATCTTGTCATAA